The nucleotide window ATCAGGGCAAACTGCGCTATTGAGCTTGCATTAGATGAATGTGTTGCCCTCCTGAACCACATGCGTAGGCTGAAGAGAAGTGCAGAAAGAGCAGCTGCTTCACAAGGATATGGTGCTACAATTAGACTCTGTCCGTCTAGAAGGATTCCATCATGGAATCTCATAGCAAGAGAAAATTCAACTGGTTCTCTCGATGAGGAAATGCTCACATCTCCCACTGTTACGAGCCATCAAGCAGTTGGAGGGACTGCTGGGCCATCTAACAGAAATCACCATCTCCAACATAGTATGCATGATAGCAGTGACAGTGAATCTGAGAGTATAGACTTGAACTCATGGACGAGAAGTGGTGGCCCTCTCATGAGAACAGCCTCAGCTAATAAATTCATCAGCTTTGTTCAGAACCTTGAGATTGACACAGAATTCAGAACAATTTCACCAAGGGGGAGCGAAGGTGATATTGTTACACCGAATAGTAACTTATTTGCTGGTCACCCAATTGGTAGAGAGCCAGTTGATAACCATCCAGGGCCTGCTACTCCTGGTAGGACCTCAGGCAATTCAGGTTGCGATCCTCATGATACTCCTGTTCCTAGGTCTCCATTTGGTCTTTCCACAAGTATCATGGTCCCTGAAGGTGACTTGCTGCAGCCGGAAAAGATTGAGAATGGTATTTTATTCAATGTTGTGAGAAGGGATGCTCTTGTAGCGACTACTAGCGGAGTTGAACCTCATGGATCTTCACAGGAAGCAGATGTGGAAACTGTACCGACCGAGTGCCTTTATGGTGCTTCggatgacgacgacgacaacgTGGAACTGAATGCTGATCATGAAGCATTATCTGACCCTGGAGATCAGAGATCCTCAGTTGCAGGAAACCTAGATCCGTCCACTTCCATGGATTGTCAAGCTGATGAAACAAGTACTACTCGATCAGAAGCTCCATCTCTCTTTAATATCTGTGTGGAGATTCCTCCAGCAACCATGATCAGAGAAAATAGTCGGCCTGACGAGCCTTCTTCAGACATAAGACTGGAGATTGTAAAGACAGAATGCCCTGATGAGAATTCAGCTGCTGGGAACGATGAAGTTGGCTCAGTTCCTGCCAATAAAGAATCTTCCTATTGTTCTCAGACAGCTGAAAATGGACAGCAGCATCAAGTTGATATGGGATCTGTGAACTCCTGTAGTGTTTCAGTTTCAGAAGATGATAGGCATGTCAGCCTCATTTCGAACGAGAAACCAGTTACTACTTCCAGTGGCGGAGCGGAGAGTATGACATCTGGAAGAAATGAAGCTGACTAGCATAGAACGTGCCTGTTGACTGACCTAATGTTTTTCTGTGCTGGGACTTGGTAGTTTGAAcaattcagcttgatctggtCCATGCTATGTCGGCAATTTAAACTCGTGTCACGATCAAACTGAATTGCGTCTATACCTAGGTGTTGTAATTCGGTTGTAGTCAACCCCCTAATGAAGCACTAGAATGAATTTCGTTTCAAACTCGCATATATGCATTGGGTTCCTCTGTTTCTGAAATTGATGAAATTGCATTCTTTTTTTACTGAAACTGCTCAGGCTGCGGCTCTGTTCGGACAATGGCGCTCCCTAGTACAGTATGAGATTATTTGATTTGGACGCTTCTACTCCGTTGATCAGCATTTGAGATTTCTACTAACTGTTTAAGCGATCAGCATTTGAGATTTCTAACCATTGATCTCCGTCGGGTTCATGACTCTCCTCAGTTTCTGTACCCTTCCTTCAGTCATACTTTTTACCTTTTACCTTTTTGAGTTTTTGAGCTTGTATTGTTGCAGTTACCGATTGTTAAACTACGTTGTGTTGAACCTTAGTTGTAATCAGCGGTGGAGAAAAAGCAAAAATAAACGGTAAAATGTTGGCGCTGAGCGATAAAATAGGCAAGACCAAATCACTGATAACCCACAATATGCTACCGCAGTTTCTTGGCACCAGTATCGTTGCTAAGCTGTTTGTATTATTTCAGTAAAAATATATGATAAAAAGGTAATAAAGAGTGAGGAAAAAGAACGTTTTGATTCGTTGAGGCAAATCTTGTACTCAGTAGCTTATGCGGTACTATAACACTGTAATCATAGGTATTTTTTATTACATACTATGTCGACAAAATAACTATTGCTCCAAGTCTTATCTTAATAGAGGGTTTATTTATTTTAGCTATATGTTGTTGTTTTTCTAGAGAAAGATGATACCACTTAATGCGCATGCTAAGTGTGGCTAGCTTGTTTACTTCTTTTTTAGGCAACTATGTATTAACTAAACAAAGTGTAGACACCGAACCTAACAAATTGGAATAAAGACAAATGGTAAAAGAACCAAAGATCCAATATTTTTTTTTGCGGGTATAAACTTGTATTACTCAACCATACAATCCACCTTACAAAGATCGACGACTTCTGGGGGGCCGGAGCCCAGCCAGACTACAGTTCTATGTTCCCTACTAGCAAATTTAGCTAAGAAATCGCTAACAAGATTTTGACTATGCTTGACATGAGCAATACAAGTCATATGAAGAGATCGAAAGTGTTTAATCTCCACCACCAAATAAGCATAGACAGACCGGTCTGTTTCTCTTTCATTCACCATGTTTACCGCTGAAAGCGACTCCATCTCCAACCAAAGATCCAATATAAACTAAGAGTTAAATTAATGTTCTTCAAGATCGACATTTCAACTGTTTACAATGTTTTTTGTGAAACTACGAGAGACCAAACGTAAGTTAGATTAATCTTGAAGGTTTTTAAAAAGGTTGTGTGAGATGCCCATCTCAAAGGTGATAACTTAATATCATTGATACTCATGTGATCTCGAGCTCCAATGATCCTAGATGAACAGTAACATAAACATTGATGTTTTGTCTACGTGCATGCATTTTTTTATGATTTTGTGAAGGTGTGGGCAAAAGAACTTATCACCTCCACAAATGTTATCTTTTTTTTTGCAGGGGTCCACAAATGTAATCATCTACTGTAACTTCTACTCCATCAGTTCCAAATTACTGGTCGcacaaatggatgtatctagaactaaaatacatctagatacatccatacctgcgataagtaattcggaacggaggaaGTAAGTGACAAGCCAGGTGAAAATTTTGACCATGGTCTTGTTTTTTTTATCAATCAAAACGGTCTAATTCATCGTAGTGAGCGTGGCTCCAAGAAATGTTCTTTTCTTTAGGCTAGAACTAGAACGACGGCACGTTGTGTTGCCTTGCTGCAAGAGGGCCGACTCGTTTGCTATTCgagtttttcttctttttttttgagAGAGAATGCTATTCGAGCTTCTTTTTTTTTGAGCGGTGAATGCTATTCGAgctttttttttgagaaaaaaatGCTATTCGAGCTGGGAGCCCAAAAATATCACACGAAGGTCAGTCGCCACAGCCCAGCCCAGCCCACGGAAGGTATAGCCTCCCCGTCCGCACACCGCACTCCCCACCACCATTTCCTGCTTCTCCGCTAGAACcctagccgccgcgccgccccaaGAACCGGGAAAGGGAAGCGACGATCCGGTGTGCCCCTCCTCATCCTCGAATCCCGCCACCTCGTAAGCCGCTCCTCTCTCCCGATCTTCTCCCTCGCTTTAATCCCAAAATGGGAGGTTCCTGGCCCTGCATCACAATGATCTCCGCGCTCTGATCAGTCGTCTCCAGCTTTATCTTCGCCGGGGCAAGGAGGAAATCTCGTCGGATGGGGAAGGCGAAGCGGGCGTCCATCTTCATCAGGCTCGTGTCGGCCGCCGGCACGGGGTTCTTCTACGTGAAGCGCAAGAACCCTCGCCGGATCACGGAGAAGCTCGAGTTCAGGAAGTACGACCCCCGCGTCAACAAGCACGTCCTCTTCACGGAGGCCAAGATGAAGTGAGCGCGCGCGTCTTCGCCGGAAGATGGAATAACGCCGTCGAGCCCTGTAACGaacctgagagagagagagagacatctGTTCTTGTTCCTTGTTATTTTTTCCTTGCCTGTACTGTCGATGGACTGAGCTGCGGCGCGGTGCAGCTCATCTGTTTCTTCTTGCCGCTAATCCAAGTCCGTTGCATCCCCATCCATGAAGCTGCTGGTCCAGGTCCCTGTTGCTGCACTGTTGCTGTGTTCTCTCCCTCCCTGACATCATTTCGACAGATTTGACATTTCGCCTGTCTGTGTAACATCTTTCTTGGTCCAACTGAACGTCAGTGACTATTTGGCATTTgtgatatctctctctctctctctctctctctctctccttgaAAACTAAATGGAGATGGAGGTTGATCACATGATTTGAGGTTGTAGCGTACTGATCAATGCGTGCAGCACCTTAATACAAATTTTGTGTGATGCTAGTGCTTTGTTCGGAGATCATATGAGCTGGTCAGTAAAATTCTCCATGATTAGATGAATTTTGTAAATTCATTGATCAGAGGAACATGGGCGAGTGGACAGCAGGACGGTGCAGGCTCAGGGGCCGCATGTTCTTCTCCACCTAATTCTAGTGGCAGCATATGACTAAGCAAAGACAAAGACATCACAGCAACAATGCTGAGCACTTAAACCAACGACACGGCAAAAACGAAACGAAAATAGGTCATGTGTCAAATCGACACCATCTATCATCAAAGCAGATCCTGCACTGGACTCACCATGCCAAAGAATCCATGAAAGGGCAATGCTTTCACTCACTATGCTTCGTTACTCCATTCATCCTCCTTGATGTCATCAAGAAAGAGGCAAGTCTTTTGATCATTGCGGATGGGGAATATTTGGGTCAAATCATGACAGAAGAGTAATAACCTTGCAAAGTCCTTTTTTTTGTTAAACTCTTGTCCAACTACTTAATTAGTGGATGAGACATCTTTTGCCTCTGTTTAGAAAAGATGCTTCGAGGTTGTGGTTTAGAAAAGATGCATATTGTTGAACGTGTATAACACCTTTTAATACAAAATTCATGTGGTACTAATTCTTGTCTTCTGGAAATTATACGAGTTGGTTAGGAACAAGAGAGGGCCTGGCCATCTAGAGAATTATGAAAGTAAATTCTCAAAAGTTATATGCTATTGTTGTTAGCTCACCCCATAATTCAGCACTAGATTTCACGAATCTGACATCTTTTATGTTTCTCCAGCCGCCCTTCAGCAACAGGTAGCTACTGCACGAAAGAAACAGGTAGTGATGTGCCTGCAGCTAGGGCTCCATGTTAGTGGGTCACTCTAGCATTCAGATAAAATTATTTCTAGATAGTTTAATACCAGTCACTAAGTTTTGCGAACTATACAATGCTAAAAGTGAGCACCACTGCACCAATATAGGACAAATAAGATGAAATTTGTAAATTCATTGATCAGAGGGAACATGGGCTGAGTGGACAACAGGATGGCGCACGTTCAGGGGCCACATGTTCTCCTCAACCCAATTCCAGTGGCAGCATACGACCGTGCAAGCTCAAGAGGCATCATTCACAGCAACAATGCTCAGCGCTCAAATCAACAGACACGGCAAAAACGCAAACAGTTCATGCGTCAATTCCACATCCATCTCCCATCAGAGCCGATTCTGTACCGGATCACAGTTTCGAACAAAATCATGGCATCATATCATCAGACAGGACAGAACTTACAAGGACCAATTCAAAGTCTTCTGTGCATGCAGTTGGAAGTACTAGTACAATCTAGTAACAACAACACAGTGGCTTGCTCCAAAGCCAACATATATTGGTAGAACCCTGAAGAGAGTCCTAACAGGGATGAAATAAGATAGGGTACATTTAGTAACAGtagcaaaaagaaaaaagaagtgAAATGATGAAGACAAATATACTTTGTTATTTGATATTCTGGGGGTATTTGTACGGCGATTATGAAAAAGCCACACTAAAAAGAATATATGGGTGAAGTCCTAAGCTATATGAATCAACTAAGGTGGACATTTGTAAGGAGCCTTGTTAGTTTACTGAGGGTTTCTCGAGCCGAGACCGTGTCCGGGTGGTGCTCGCCGCAGATGGAAGTGCGAATGAATATGGCCTTCCGTATCAGGTCATCCCCGATGCCGTACTGTCCGCCTCGGAGCATCAGCTTTGCCCGTGTTTCTAGTACAGAAGCTTTCAGAAGAGCCAGCTCCTGCCAAAGATAGGTGTACTGGGCTTCTGACTGAACTGGCCTAAAGCAGGAGATTGATGTTTCCCTCCATTTGCCAGCATGGGAGAGCATGGATTCAGCTGCACGCTCCAATGCGTCCGTGCACAGGCGTAGCAGCTCCAGCGCAGCATTGCATCGGGAATATGTGATGAATGTGTTTATCGCAAGTGGCACGACAATCTGCTTCACGAAGAACATCAATTCAGATGGCCTCAGTTCTACCAGAAATGGATCAGAACCAAATCCAAAAGCCATGAAGCAGGCAGCCCATAGGTGCTCAGAAGAATGTTTAATTGATCCTCGGAGGTACACTGATTGGACTGCAGCTTGAGCCGTTCTTGTGCCTCCTCGCTTGCGAGCATATAGCCTGATCATATCATGGAACTGGATATACTCAGACTTTGCGCTGCACCTGGCAATTCCAAATCTCATCAACATTGCAGCTGCTTCAGCTTCAGATCTCTGCATCCTAGAAGTTGCAAGGCCACAAGTTAGTGTTCGCCACCACTTCCTCCACCTTGGACCCCTCCGATGCTTCTTTGGGATTTTATGTGCAGCCAGAGCCAACATATGAATTGGAACTGCAGATGGTGCAAACCAACCACTCACTTGAACCATACGAATTGCCAGACTCCTGGGGCCATCTGCGTGCTCAAATATCGATAGGCAGACATCCAGGAGTCTAACAAGGATTTCATGATTTTTCAAGCTGATTACTTCTCTGTCATTCCAAGAAAAATCTCTTATGGGCGATGGCCGATTCAACGTGTCAAGAAGCCTACTTGGAGTAATTGGAAGCTCCGAGAGTATAGCTCCAACAATACCTAGGCCAAGAGTGAGCCTCCCAAGCTTTTCTTCAATGACCTTGAGCGCATCAATTTCCATTAGCGGGTATTCCTTGACAGCCCCCTTCATCAAAGTCATTGCCTCAGCACCAGATAAATAAGAAAGCTTCATTGGCTCCAAGTTCATCACCCGTGGAAGGCGTGTTGTTATGATGAAGTGAGTCTCTCCACCAAATTGTGGGAGAAGGTCCATTATGACTCTCTTATCCCACCAATCCTTCTCACTCTCCAGATTATCAATGATAACTAAATACGGTATGTCCCGCATCAGTTCTTGTCTTATCTTGGCAATGGCTTCCTCTTCCTGCTCCTCAAAGCATCGGTCACTTCCTTTCTCATGCAAGCGAGTATCAACACTTAAATCTACTTCCAAATGAGTCCGCAAAGATAAATAATTATGTCGAATGTATCTGCTCTCCCCTCTGACCCACAAAATCATCTTATATCTCTGGGAGAACCTGTATGCGTACTCCAAAGCCAAGTCTGTCTTGCCCATTCCAGATTCCCCTGATATGCAAGCAATGCCCTTTCCATAGAGTATCTTCCTAGTTTTTTTCTTCCTTCCATATCTCCCACCATTCTTCACTCTCGGTTGTCGGCCATGCTGCAGTGGAGTGCCCAGTCTCTGCATCTCAATGCCTTCCTCAGTCTCCTTCCACAAAACTGGTTCCTTTCCCTTGATGGTATCTGCATTTAGTTGCTCATAATT belongs to Triticum urartu cultivar G1812 unplaced genomic scaffold, Tu2.1 TuUngrouped_contig_4515, whole genome shotgun sequence and includes:
- the LOC125527939 gene encoding triacylglycerol lipase SDP1-like, giving the protein MTGRVLVVTVCSPRKHEPPRCLNYLTSPHVLIWSAVTASCAFPGLFEAQELMAKDRFGETVPFHAPFLLGVEERADAATRRWRDGSLESDLPMKQLKELFNVNHFIVSQANPHIAPLLRLKEIIRAYGGSFAAKLAELAEMEIKHRFNQVLELGFPLGGIAKLFAQHWEGDVTIVMPATLAQYSKIIQNPSYSELQKAASQGRRCTWEKLSAIRANCAIELALDECVALLNHMRRLKRSAERAAASQGYGATIRLCPSRRIPSWNLIARENSTGSLDEEMLTSPTVTSHQAVGGTAGPSNRNHHLQHSMHDSSDSESESIDLNSWTRSGGPLMRTASANKFISFVQNLEIDTEFRTISPRGSEGDIVTPNSNLFAGHPIGREPVDNHPGPATPGRTSGNSGCDPHDTPVPRSPFGLSTSIMVPEGDLLQPEKIENGILFNVVRRDALVATTSGVEPHGSSQEADVETVPTECLYGASDDDDDNVELNADHEALSDPGDQRSSVAGNLDPSTSMDCQADETSTTRSEAPSLFNICVEIPPATMIRENSRPDEPSSDIRLEIVKTECPDENSAAGNDEVGSVPANKESSYCSQTAENGQQHQVDMGSVNSCSVSVSEDDRHVSLISNEKPVTTSSGGAESMTSGRNEAD
- the LOC125527940 gene encoding 50S ribosomal protein L33-like; protein product: MGKAKRASIFIRLVSAAGTGFFYVKRKNPRRITEKLEFRKYDPRVNKHVLFTEAKMK
- the LOC125527938 gene encoding uncharacterized protein LOC125527938, yielding MELQEESSDVGALVSAPSRNLSSSSSTFVSANQSPFFTPRSLSARRPEHAHVQHNNSPTGIALKIGDILSTDTLVQQGQLPSANIRLLLDDASPPPSLCTSSNFGTPAIVYNNPSFISTFNGPYQGSSSATPTSNCDRSTRKEKQKRQVGVYRKSSSSQPTPSAASVSRLRTYDVYIGFHGRKASLLRFTNWLRAELEIHGISCFASDRARCRNSHSHDAVERVMNASTYGIVILTKKSFGNPYTIEELRNFFGKKNLIPIFFDLSAADCLARDIIEKRGELWEKHGGELWMLYGGMENEWRESVDALSRVVDLQLEANDTNWRASILQAVILLATKLGRRSVVDRVNRWRVRVEKDEFPFPRNGDFVGRKKELSELELILFGDVSGEGEKKYFELKTKHRRKGPVSGWSANNYEQLNADTIKGKEPVLWKETEEGIEMQRLGTPLQHGRQPRVKNGGRYGRKKKTRKILYGKGIACISGESGMGKTDLALEYAYRFSQRYKMILWVRGESRYIRHNYLSLRTHLEVDLSVDTRLHEKGSDRCFEEQEEEAIAKIRQELMRDIPYLVIIDNLESEKDWWDKRVIMDLLPQFGGETHFIITTRLPRVMNLEPMKLSYLSGAEAMTLMKGAVKEYPLMEIDALKVIEEKLGRLTLGLGIVGAILSELPITPSRLLDTLNRPSPIRDFSWNDREVISLKNHEILVRLLDVCLSIFEHADGPRSLAIRMVQVSGWFAPSAVPIHMLALAAHKIPKKHRRGPRWRKWWRTLTCGLATSRMQRSEAEAAAMLMRFGIARCSAKSEYIQFHDMIRLYARKRGGTRTAQAAVQSVYLRGSIKHSSEHLWAACFMAFGFGSDPFLVELRPSELMFFVKQIVVPLAINTFITYSRCNAALELLRLCTDALERAAESMLSHAGKWRETSISCFRPVQSEAQYTYLWQELALLKASVLETRAKLMLRGGQYGIGDDLIRKAIFIRTSICGEHHPDTVSARETLSKLTRLLTNVHLS